The Dermochelys coriacea isolate rDerCor1 chromosome 13, rDerCor1.pri.v4, whole genome shotgun sequence genome includes the window acaagcaaaaagaacaggagtacttgtaaaaagaaaaggaggacttgtggcaccttagagactaaccaatttattagagcataagctttcgtgaactacagctcacttcatcggatgtagctcaggaaagcttatgctcaaacaaatttgttagtctctaaggtgccacaagtcctccttttctttttgtgaatacagactgaaACCTAGCTAACAAGCAGATCTCAAAAAAGAGTTGTCAAGCGGGAACGAATCGTTGACTAGGGATGCTGTGACATGGATGGGTTTGTTGTACCAAGAAGCAGGGCCCCGCTGGGACCAGTGATCCTGCAGGCAGCCCCAGTGCGGGCTGGGGACTGTGGTCTCCTGCCGGGGGTTGCACTGTGTTGTGCGCACCCTGCTCTGCTGGCAGGACCTGGAgctgcttccccagccccaggaggGTGAAGGTACCGAGGTGTGGCGTGCACGAGAACACACGCATCTGGAAGGTACCAcaatgttgtgggggggggggggggggacgggacacagCCTCGCCCCCCGAAGGTACCATAACGTGGGGTGGGGAGACATGGCACAGCTTGACCCCCGCCCCATTCAGGtacagcagtggggggggggcagcctcACACCCCAGAAAGTATAGCAATgtgtatgggggcgggggggggtgacaGCCTCGCTCCCCTGGAAGGTACCACCACGTGTTGAGGGGTAACGGCCCACCAGGCCACCCCGCAGCCCCGGAAGGCCCTACCACACGTGGGGGAGCAGATCCTCACCCGCCCGGAAGGTACCACgacggcgggggtggggggtggggccaccCCCTCAGAAAGTGCGGGGGCATTAaggaccccccgcccccgccggagGCCGGGCGTTCAGCGCCTGAGCGCTCCCGCCGCCTTTGCGTCACTTCCGGCGGGCCGCGGGCGTTGTGGTTCCGGGGTCACGGCGTCTGATCCCCCGGAACGGTTCCTTCGGCTCGGAGCCGGCGCTCCGGTAATTTGCATGGGGAGGGCGCGGCCCGGGCCCGGGCGATGGGGCGTGGCGGGCCGGCGTGAGgagagaggcagtgggggaggggcagcctcTCTTGCCGTGGGACTGAGCGcgtggaggggccgggggcgcCCCCCCCCGGATTGGGGGGCTCGGGGCTGTCAGTGGGGGTCTGTGACATTGATACAGGGCCTGGGAGGCTGCCAGTCTTGCCCCTGGCGCAGTGGCCGGGTCCTGGCCCCTGGGCCCGACTGAGCAGGGTCCCCTGCCAGGGGGCAGGTGCTCAGGGAAATCGGCCCCCTCCCAATCCCGCCTGGGCGCCCGCTGTGGTGCCTAAAGGGCTGACAGCCCCGGCTGCGAACAGATGAGGGTGATGCTTAGCCCCTGCTGCCGCTATCCAGACTACAGCCTAGCCGCCCTGGGGTGCGATGAGAGGAGACACGTCCCAGGAAATAACCCAAACGCCCATCCTGCTCCCTCGCACCGAGTCCCTAGGCTCTGCTGTAGAAGATGAAAGGATGCAGTTGCATCAGAGAGTTGATCCTGTGCGATGTTTATACAGATGATCCCTACTCAATACTCTaggggaaggcacagccttctccTCGCCCAGCACCTCTTTCAGAAGGGCTCTGTGCAGGTGAATGTGAATCACAGGAGCCACAAATTTAATCCTACTTTTTCCTAGTGCCAGTCCCAAATCAAGCTCCAAGAAATAACTCAAATATAGTATTTCATCCtttattctcttcccctctcccttgtCCACTCACCATATGTCCCTaacccctgtttgccagaagctgggaatgagcgacgggatggatcatagatactaaagtcagaagggaccattatgatcatctagttcgacctcctgcacaacgcaggccacagaatctcacccacccactcctgcagaaaacctctcacctatgtctgagctattgaagtcctcaaattgtggtttaaagacttcaaggagcagagactcctctagcaagtgacctgtgccccgtgctacagaggaaggcaaaaaacctccagggcctcttccaatctgccctggaggaaaattccttcccgaccccaaatatggcgatcagctaaaccctgcgcatatgggaaagattcaccagccaggaaagaattctctgtagtaactccgatcccatcccatcacaggccattgggcctatttaccatgaatagttaaagatcagttaattaccaaaatcatgttgtcCCATCagactatctcctccataaacttatcaagcttaatcttaaagccagataggtcttttgcccccactgcttcccttggaaggctattccaaaacttcactcttctcatggttagaaaccttcgtctaatttcaagtttaaacttcccgatgaccagtttatatccatttgttcttgtgtccacattggtactgagcttaaataattcctctccctctccggtatttatccctctgatatatttatagagagcaatcatatctcccctcaaccgtcttttagttaggataaacaagccaagctctttgagtctcctttcataagacaggttttccattcctcggatcatcctagtagcccttctctgtacctgttccagtttgaattcatccttcttaaacataggagaccagaactgcacacagtattccaggtgagttctcaccaatgccttgcataatggtactaaaacctccttatctctactggaaataccttgcctgatgcatcccaagaccgcattagctcttttcacggccatatcacattggcggctcatagtcgtcctatgatcaaccaatactctgaggtccttctcttcctccgttacttctaactgatgcgtccccaacttataactaaaattcttgttattaatccctaaatgcataaccttacacttctcactgttaaatttcatcctattactattactccagtctacaaggtcatccaaatcttcctgtatgatttcccggtcattctctaaattggcaatacctcccagctttgtatcatccgcaaactttattagcacacttccactttttgtgccgaggtcagtaataaaaagattaaatgagattggtcccaaaactgatccctgaggaactccactggtaacctctctccagcccgacagttcacctttcagtaggacctgcaatagtctccctgttaaccaattccttatccacctttcaattttcatattgatccccatcttttccaatttaactaataattccctatgtggcacagtatcaaacgccttactgaaatctaggtaaattagatccattgcatttcctttgtctaagaaatctgttactttctcaaagaaggagatgaggttggtttggcatgatctaccttttgtaaaaccatgttgtattttgtcctatttaccattgacctcaatgtccttaactactttctccttcaaaattttttctaagaccttgcatactacagatgtcaaactaacaggcctgtagttacctggatcacttttttttcctttcttaaaaataggaagtctgttagcaattctccagtcatacggtacaacccctgagtttacagactcattaaaaattcttgctaatgggtttgcaatttcatgtgccagtgcctttaatattcttggatgcagattatctgggccccccgatttagtcccattaagctgttcaggtttcacttctacctcaggtatggtaatatctgcctccatatccttattcccatttgtcatcctaccattatccctaagatcctctttagccttattaaagactgaggcaaagtatttgtttagatattgggccatgcgtagattatccttgacctccactccatcctcagtgtttagtggccccacttcttctttctttctttttcttcttatttatatggctatagaaccttttactattgattttaattccctttgcaaggtccaactctacttgacttttggcctgtctcactttatctctacatgtgttgacctcaataaggtagctttccttgctgatccctgccatcttccactccctgtatgctttctgctttttcttaatcgcctctctgagatgcttggtctacaactcctgcctatgaattttttcccctttcttgggatgcaggcttccgatagcttctgcagctttgatttaaagtaatcccaggcctcctctgcctttagatccataaattcttcagtccaatccacttccttaactaatttccttaatttttgaaagtcagcccttttgaaatcaaaaaccctagttgcagatttatttttgttaatccttccgttcagtttgaactgaattagctcatgatcgcttgaaccaagattgtcccctacaaccatttcttctatgaggtccacgctactcaccaaaaccaaatctaaaatggcattccctctagtcggttcagcaactacttgatgaaggaatccatcagatatcgcatctaggaaaatctgagccctattgttattactagcactcgttctccaatctatatctgggaaattaaagtctcccatgatcacgcagtttccattagtatttacttcattaaaaacattaaagagggctctatccatatccaaattagatcacggtggtctatagcacaccccaagcactatcgcaggggaggctctagtagttttcttccccagtgtaatttttacccagacgaactctgtcttatccattcaatcgcttcttatttctttacattctacctcatcgttgatatacaatgctactccactacctttacctttatttctgtctttcctaaacagcacacagccttcaatacctgtagtccagtcatgactactattccaccatgtttctgttatccctataatatctggtttcagttcctgcactaatagctctagttcctctattttgttactaggctcctcgcactgatgtacaaacatcttaatttttgctggtTGGCCTCactcacttgatgatgacctgttctgttcattccctctggggcatctggcactggccactgtcggaagacaggatactgggctagatcaacctttggtctgacccagtgtggcggTTCTTGTGTTTAGGCAATAAAGGACTCTGCAACATAATTCACATTTCCAGTTTGAAGGTATCTGCTGTTTAATCTACTATATATTTGAGAAACTGTTGCAATAAGAATTTGTTTCTGTATCTACTACACTTCTCCAGTCTGTGCACTGCAGTACTTTCCAGTATAATTAAGACATGTACTTCTGGAATGCTACACATCTGACTATAAAGTATCTAATTGCCCAAATGACATAAATGTCATAAATGCTCATTGGCAGTTACACACAACTTTGCAGGGGATCTCAATGAAAACTTCCTACTGCAAGCCGATAGTCAGAAGAGTTTCTTAGTGTAGTGACTGTGACTTGACCAATACTTTATGCAGAGACTTAGAAAACTTTAGTCAGCTGTACTGATACAGATCTGTTGGTGTAAGAGACCCTAAAAATCCCAATCAGGACAATTTATATCCAATTAAAAACTGAAAGTAAATGAAATGCTAATACAAACTTATTTCTCTTTGATTTACCGTTTGCAGTTTATTGGTGGCACAGCTCTATAGCTCTGTCATCATCAACTGACTTATGTGCAAAAGCTTCTTCTAATATTATTTTATACTGTTTTGGGGCATAAAACAATGACATGATCTAGTAATCTGATTCTAGGACAGGGAGACAGGAACTCCTGAATGCTAATTCTGGCTCTAATACCAATTCCCATTGTGCCTGTGATTGagccacttagcctctctgtgccatAATTTTCCCACCTGTTTCTTAGGGATAATACATACTATGTAAATACTAAACATTATGACTGATAGTATGGAGATTAtttgttgtgtgtgttgttttggACAGACTTCCTGCTAACTAATGTCAGGAGACAGTGATTGTACCCGAACAAGCCCATCCGTGGGGTCTCCATCGGATAATGAGTTCCTGCCAGATCGGCCAAGGTATGTGTGCTCACTGTCTCCTGATCTTATTGCCAAGGCTCGTGAAGAGCTGCAGGAGAAACCTGAATGGAGGCTTCGTGATGTGCAAGCCCTCCGAGACATGGTGTGTAAGGATTACCCTACTCTGGGCACGTGTCTGGACGATGCTTTCTTGCTAAGGTTCCTTAGAGCCAGGAAATTTGATTATGACCGAGCGCTTCAGCTTCTGGTGAACTAtcacagctgcaggaggagctggcCTGAGGTCTTCAATAACTTGAAACCATCTGCAATTAAGGCTGTCCTAGCATCTGGCTTTGTCACTGTGCTGCCTCACTTGGACACTGAGGGACGCCACGTTGTCTGCATTCGTCCAGGTATTGTAATGCCTGAATTCCCTGGTTGGAACAAGATTCTTTGCATCTTTGAGGTATCTCTGACTGTGCCAAAGTCTATTTCTTGCTCCCTTGCGGACACTGGTGATTCTTGCAGATTACATGGCATTGCTTCCTTTTGAAATCTGAAAAGTGAAAGGATTAATGTCTGTTGTTTGTCCAATTtagatcacttttttcctattttagcaATAGCTGCAGTTGACTAAAACCAAAAATACAAAGTGGGTTAATGTGGTTGCCTGATGATTTGAGAAAAATATGAATGTGCAATCAGCCTGAGATAGCAATAAGTCTGCTGTCTTCTAGATGCAAGTTTATAATAAGCCTCTTCGACAACAAGCTGGGGGTTCAAGGTGGGGCAAAGAGCCTCTGACATCCCAAATCTGCGTTCAGTGCTGCCAGGTCTGCTGTAAACTGTTTTCATACTTCGCTGTCCCATCTACCTGCTTTCTTTCTGAGATGAAATGATTTCTCTTCTAGTAATCTATGCTGGGGAAAGTAGGGGGTTCTTAAGACCACAGCCTTTGCTCTTTGAAGTAAATATGGCATCTTGCTTGAGAAATGTTACTGTGAACTAGTAGTGTGGGTGTTAAAGAATAATTTCGGAGTTCTGGAAAATAGATCATCAttttttggcatatatatatatatatatatatattgtcattttatatttactttccaAATAACCATACGTTTTGTAACCTTAGACAGATGGATACCAAGTAATTATCCAATTACTGAGAACATTCGTGCCATATACTTAACATTAGAAAAACTCATTCAGTCTGAAGAGACCCAAGTGAATGGAATTGTAATCCTTGCAGACTACAAAGGAGTCAGTTTATCTAAGGCATCTCATTTTGGTCCTTTTGTAGCTAAAAAAGTGATTGGAATTCTTCAGGTAAGACCTGACTTGTGCACTGTAAACTACTGCTTCTATGTCTAGAGTTCTGCTAAtgctaaaaaaaattcatatGTTGGCTTTTACctgaatgcttttaaaaatgcatttctgcCCTCTGCCAGCTCTTAACTGGTTGATGCTGGCTGCTAATGGGTCTGACTTTATACTCCGAGCCTCCCAAGTCTGCTGCTACTTTGGGAACTTGAAGTTTGAGTTGTTGAGCCCGCTTGCCATCTGGTAGGGGGAGGATAAATGATGTAAGACTAGGGAGAAGAGACCCCCTTGCTGATCTTTGAATGTTGATAATATGCTCTGATGTATAAATGGTCTTTGCTAAAGGAGCTTCCAGTCTAGATGGGACATAGAACCATTCACACACTGAGTCTTGGGTGATCGCGCAAATTTCAAGTGGTGCTGCAGGAATTTTGCAGAGTTGACTTTTGAAAGGCTTCCCTGAAAGTTGTGTTTTGAGGAAAGATTTCTAAGAGGAAAGAGGTTGAGAAGAGGCTGCTCCAAGCCTAAGGGGGCAGCATAGAAGGAAGTGCAAAGCAGACACAGGTTACTTTGTCTGAGTGGCAGGAGAGCAAGATAATTTTAGTTGTAGCATTTTCTATAGtctagagcaggggcgggcaaactttttggcctgagggccacattgggtttctgaaattgtatggagggccagttaggggaggctatgcctcccaaaacagccaggcgtggcctggtccctgcccccatctgacGCCCCCCCGCTTTCGCCCCCCGTTctctgtcccctgatggcccccctgccacccccatccaacccctcctctcattcctgactgccccctgggacctctgccccatccaatcgctccttctccctgaccgcccctggaacccctgccccgactgccccctgctacctcatccaaccgccccctccttcctgactgcccccctcctaggacccctgcccccattcaaccccccgttccctgccctctgactgccccaacccctattcacaccccccCACCTAATCACTGCTCCGAACTCCCCTACCctctatctctcccccccccacacacacacacaccttaccacgctgcctggagtaCTGGTGGCTGGCAGTGTTACAGCCGCacagcccagagcaccaggacaggcagccgtgccgcccagctggagccagccatgccaccatgcagcacagagcaccaggtcaggctgcggctctgcagctgcgctgcccagcaaGATCTCACAGCCCCGCCACGTAGAGCATTGCCCTGGCAGTGttgtgagctgaggctgtgggggagagggctaGCCTccggggccaggagctcaggggccaggcaggatggtcctgcaggccggatgtggcccacgggctgtagtttgcccacctctgatctagaggGGAGCATGGTAATGTAACTGTAGGCAAGCTCCTATTGAATGACTTTTTCTTCTTCCCGTGAGCTTTAGTCTAGTCTGAGGTGTGCATGCTTTTTTGCTGGATCCCTGCAGGGAGAATGAGGAGAGTTCTGTGGAAACAAGAATAGACACTTAATTGCACACTGGCTAATACTTCTCACTTCTCACCATTCTTACAGAAGTTCCACAGTCTGAATATGATTGTTTTGCAAAGTTCTGTCTGAATCTACAATTAACTTACACAAGTAAAATGGGTGATAAATTTCAACTGATAAGTAcagatataataaaataattacacaGAAGTGTGGTGAGGGACTAATACTTGACATTGAAGACCCCAGTTGAAATTTGGTGTAAGTCGCGTGTGAGATGAGTGCACTAGTTCTTATTCTATAGCAGATGCTATTTGGCACGCTTGAAAGCCTGTGGTGAGAGGAGACAACCACAGGACTAGAATAATCAGAGTTTTTGCTAGCTAGATTTGGGGTAACTTGGCTGACCCATGCAAAGAAACTTGCCCAGATTCTGACCACACTACCTTGCTTTTGCAAGAGTTATCAATCACTCGCTGCCGAGAGCCCCCAACTTCATTAaacattttacagagggaaaacATTTGTGCAGTGCAAGTGTCCACTCTCTTCAGTCCAAGCAATGAATGTGTTCTCTGTACGGCCAGACTTGGTTATTGGTAGAGGGCAGCATCAATAACTCAATGATGAAACCATAATCCTTAAAAACATCTTTTCTCTTTAGTGATTCTTCCTCCTGAAAGCCTCCCAGTGAAAGCACCATGACTAACCttattttttaattgcagtttgtACTGCAAAGCCCTGTGTTCCACTGGCAGCTGAGACAGCATTCTAACCTCCCTCGGCTCTATGTGCTGATGTGGTGTCCACCAGTGTAGGGCCCCTTTATCTTTTGCAGTCAACTTGACCAACTTGTCAGATTTCCAGTTGAATAGTAGCAATAGGTTTTCTCCTTCTGTGCAAATACATGAAAGTTTTTCCAAATAACATGGGCTCTGACCCttaatcatttaaaatgttttgtttaaaacatgGGCTTCTTTCTGGCCAGTCAGTGCTTTTGATTCCCCAGTAGTACAGGGAATCCGACCCTCAGAATCCAGGGTCATTCattttgcataatttttataTAGGAGCTGCTCCTgccttaattaaaaacattatattttttcaaaagaaGGCTGGGGCAAAAGTAGAGACATAGTAAATGAAATGTACTATTGGAGGTACATCTCCTGAACCAAGAGTGCTGTCAGGCTCTATGTGAGTGCCAGATACTCTGTTTTTTGTCCGATTCTTGCACCAATATACTCTACTTCACTGCATCAATTTACATTTGAATTGCAAATAGAATCTTGGGAGCAATTGGGTTGTGTGGGCAGTCAGTGTCAGTAAGGTTAAATAGAAAAAGCTGTCCAGTGTTTCtaaactgctgtaaaaatctcttCCTCCCCCAGGATGGTTTTCCCATTAGAATCAAAGCCGTCAATATTATAAATGAGCCTCGCATATTCAAAGGAATTTTTGCAATCATCAAGCCTTTTCTGAAGGAAAAGATAGCAAACAGGGTAAGTGATTGTGCCTTTTAATATTGGACTTAATGACAAGCTCTTTGCTGGACATGAAATGTAAAGAATATTGAAACAGATAAAAGTTGGAAATGGCAGTGTCCTTTATTCGATCTGCCTGTGACTATATCATCCTTTGCTTCCTAGCTTTTGTCTGGCTCTGTCATAACTGTATCACTTTGAACGTGCTGAGGGTTAGGGAGACTGGTCAGTAGGATTTCTCAGAAGAATGACAGAAGTGGTTGGCTTTCTTTGATAAATACAATCTGGCATTTTACCTGGTTAAATGCACATTTTTAGGACCTATATTATGTAATCAGTATAGTAACTTTCCTCTGGAGTTGGATTATTGAGCCAACAGCATTCTATGCATTAATGTTATGTTTGTTGGAGGAAATCTTCTGAGTTGTCTTTTCTCTTACTCCTCTTTattcttccccttcctttctcAAAGGTCCTGTGTTGTTGTAACTTTCTCATCAGCTAAACAGGTTGGATGCAGTTCCCCCTGCAGTTCGTTGATTCTTCCCTTTCACACGCAGAAGAGGATGCCTCTCTCCACAAGGCTGAGTGCTGCCTTCTCTGCACTCCCAGTCCTTGTGAATGAGTTTAGACTCAAACTGAACTGGAAACGTGGTTATTGTGATTAAGATTTACTAACTGGATCGCCTATAAGGCGAGACTTTCAAAAAGGTATCGAACTGGCTTCTACTCTTGCATGCACAATGTTGTGCACTgtcctttgcaaaaagaaaatgatgtTGCTTGCAATTGTGCATGCAGAGCCAGTTGAAACATGCCCCCTTAGAATTATTTAAAGAGCAAAATAGACTCTCCCTACTTGTCATGTGCTGGTCTTGCTGGAGTTTTAAAATGCTTGATTACAAGCTGAAAAGGTGTCTGatactttaataaaatatattttgggatTTTCTTCCTCAGTTTTTTCTTCATGGCTCTGATTTGAATTCTCTTCATCAAAACCTTCCACAAAGGATCCTTCCTGAAGAATATGGTGGCACATCAGGGAAGCTGGATGTCGCTGCCTGGAATGAGTTGCTGCTCGCCTCGGAAGAGGATTTTCTGCATGACTTCTCTGAGCTGGTTCTTCCAGGTGACAGCTCACCATCTGAAGCTGTAGTGAGTGGGGATGCTGAGGAGAAGCAGAGTGAAGAGCCTCTGCGAGGCATGAAACCTCAACTCTACTACTGTTATTAACAAATCAGTTAAAGGAAGCTTCCTTGCACAGTCAGTCTAGATGCCCTCTCCTGTTCTGAAAGGAGTAAGAACACAGTGGGGTTATGAACTCTTCCTTACTCCTAAACCTCCAGTTTGTGAGTAGAGGCATTTTATGCTGTGGAACCAAAGCAAGTTAAAGAGGGTGAGATGGGGGCAAGGCAGAGTTCTCTTTGGAATCTAGGCAGGTCACACAATTCCCAAGTCACCTCAAGTGTTAAGGATTGTTAATCCCAGTGTGAAAGATGCAGTCTAGTAAATTCCTCTTAGtagtgagagaaaaaaatatctcATTAGAGTGAATCTCATAAGTGTCTCTCTCAGGGTAAAAGGCAGAAAAGACTTGCTAGTTTGGCAATCATCAGAAAATAGCATCATCACTGCATCCTGCAAAGTGATGCTCTGTCAGTGGAGATTGTCAGAAATGTCCAAGTCACAGTCCTGAAC containing:
- the TTPAL gene encoding alpha-tocopherol transfer protein-like isoform X2; this encodes MSGDSDCTRTSPSVGSPSDNEFLPDRPRYVCSLSPDLIAKAREELQEKPEWRLRDVQALRDMVCKDYPTLGTCLDDAFLLRFLRARKFDYDRALQLLVNYHSCRRSWPEVFNNLKPSAIKAVLASGFVTVLPHLDTEGRHVVCIRPDRWIPSNYPITENIRAIYLTLEKLIQSEETQVNGIVILADYKGVSLSKASHFGPFVAKKVIGILQDGFPIRIKAVNIINEPRIFKGIFAIIKPFLKEKIANRVLCCCNFLIS
- the TTPAL gene encoding alpha-tocopherol transfer protein-like isoform X1, with translation MSGDSDCTRTSPSVGSPSDNEFLPDRPRYVCSLSPDLIAKAREELQEKPEWRLRDVQALRDMVCKDYPTLGTCLDDAFLLRFLRARKFDYDRALQLLVNYHSCRRSWPEVFNNLKPSAIKAVLASGFVTVLPHLDTEGRHVVCIRPDRWIPSNYPITENIRAIYLTLEKLIQSEETQVNGIVILADYKGVSLSKASHFGPFVAKKVIGILQDGFPIRIKAVNIINEPRIFKGIFAIIKPFLKEKIANRFFLHGSDLNSLHQNLPQRILPEEYGGTSGKLDVAAWNELLLASEEDFLHDFSELVLPGDSSPSEAVVSGDAEEKQSEEPLRGMKPQLYYCY